A segment of the Pedosphaera parvula Ellin514 genome:
ACCACTGAGCTGTATGCGCAATGGCTTCTGAAAAATTCCAGACCGGCGACCATCCCAGGAGGCTGTGCGCCTTATCGGTCGCCAACTGAAGCAATTTGGCTTCGTGCAGAGCCTTGGGATCGCTCTTGTCCTCCCATCCCCCAGCCCAATGCTTCAACACCTCAGTTACGAGTTCCGCCACGGTGCGATTAGACTCATGCGAGGGACCAAAATTGAAGGCCGGCGCAACTTTGCTCAGGTCGTATTTTGAAAGCTTCGGATTTGACAGCACGGCTGCGAGCCAGAGATAGCCGCTCAATGGCTCCAGCACATGCTGCCAGGGACGCGTTGCCGTCTTGTTCCGGACTGGAATCGCGTCACCCTTTTGCAATGCTCGCACACAGTCGGGAACAATGCGGTCGAGCGCCCAATCGCCGCCGCCAATGACATTCCCCGCACGGGCGCTGGAAATTTTCACGGGATGATCATGAAAAAAGGAACGATTGTAAGCGCTGGTTACAATCTCCGCAGCCGCCTTGCTGGAACTATAGGGATCATGCCCGCCCAGCGGATCCTCTTCGCGATAACCATACACCCATTCCTTGTTCTCGTAGCATTTATCCGTCGTCACCATGACAGCGGAACAGGGTTTTTTGAGCGAACGCAGCGACTCGAGCACATGGGCTGTGCCCATGACGTTGGTGGCATAAGTTTCCAATGGTTGCTCGTAGGAGAGGCGCACCAAAGGTTGAGCGGCGAGATGAAGAACAAAATCAGGTTGCGTCGCCAGAATGGACTTTTTGACGGCTGCAAAGTCGCGAATGTCAGCAATTTCGCTGCTCAGGCGACCTTCCAGTGCCAGTTGCTGAAATAGAGAAGGTTGAGTGTTGGGAGCGAGCGCATATCCGTGCACCTTGGCGCCGAGATTCAGAAGCCACTGCGCCAGCCAAGCACCTTTGAACCCCGTGTGGCCGGAGAGCCAGACCGTTTTGTTGCGAAAAGTGTCGCCGAACATTACCAAACCTTCCAGGGTGCCTGGTTTCTGACCCAAAGTTGATTAAGCATCTCGAATTCGCGGAACGTATCCATTGGTTGCCAAAAGCCATCGTGCGGAAAGCACACGAGTTGGCGGTCAGCGGCCAATTTTCGGAGCGGCTCCTGCTCCAGAATGGAACCGGCATCGGCACTCAAATATTTGAAAGCATCACGTGAGAAAACAAAGAAACCGCCGTTGATGCGGCCACCCGAAGTTTGGGGTTTTTCATTGAATTCAGTAATGAGTGAGTTGTCAGTCATTAACTCCCCGAAGCGTCCCGGAGGTCGGACACCAGTGAGAGTGGCCAGTTTTCCATGCTGTTTATGAAATTCCAGCAAGGCATTGATATCGACATTGCCCACCCCATCGCCATAGGTGAGCATGATCAAGTCACCTTTGATGTATTTTTCAATACGCTTGACGCGTCCGCCCGTCATGGTGTCCTCGCCGGTGTTGGCCATGGTGATGACCCAATCATCCTCGCCGCCGGAAGTGCCATGAAAGGCGAGTTGCTGATCCTGTCCCAGCTTGAGAGTAAAATCGTTGGACTGGTAGCGGTAATTGAGAAAGTAGTCCTTGATGACGTGTCCCTTATAGCCCAGGCAAAGAATGAATTCCTTGTGCCCGTAATGAGCGTAGGTTTTCATGATGTGCCACAAAATCGGATGCTCCCCAACCGGAACCATCGGTTTTGGCCGAAATTCGGTTTCCTCACGAAGGCGGGTACCCTTGCCGCCGCATAGAATCACTACTTGCATAAGGGCTGATAATGGGCAAATCAGGAACTAAAGCAAAGGCCAAACTTTTCGAAAATCTAGCCCCTGAATAGCAACCAATGATCCAGGCCCGGGAAGCCAAAACTCCCGGAGCAGCGGTCTCAGATTGAATCAAAGGTCCGGGCGAACGCATCTAAATGGGTTCTCCCCTCAGAACGTTGGGTGTAATTAAAAGTGGATGAGGCTAAACAGCCGCGATTCCGAAGAATTACAGTATTTCACTCAATTTAGTGAATTTCCCTCATTCACTTTTAATTACACCCCCAGAATGTTTGCCGCCACACCATTTCTCTCGACACGGAGTCCATCCGTTTTTAAAATACCCTTATTGCCCACTTCCAATAAGGGTATTTTGTTTATGCTGCATCCCGCCAGTTCGTTACTGTGCTAATTAATGCCATGTGCAACTTTCTCGGAGCCATCTTAAACTCTGGCTCCATCGAGAGTTACGGAAGCGGCAAAATACCGTCGAATCCGGACAAAATACCTCATCCTGTTTTGCAAGGGCTTACGACGAAAAGTTGCACATGGCATTAATTAGGTGTTTTGAATTCATCAGGCAACCAGGGTTTACTGCATGTTTAAAGGAGATATCGATTCACCTGCAACCTGTTCGGAGGAAAGGCAACTTGCTTTTGACAGCAACTGATCGCCAGTCGAATCCTTGGCAATAATACGGTTTTCAGCACTCTGGATCGCCTGATTTGGACACCAGTGAGTTCGTTAATTATTTGGCTCAGGGCGGTTTCTATTGGTGACGCATTGGCTGTGGCAGGATTTCCGAGTTGCGGAGGCATTGAACCTGAATCAAAAGGAAACTGTGGTTGCATGCGTCTTCCCGTTCTGATAATGAAAAAATCATCAAGAGTATTTTTCCGAACGGGCTTAAAATGCAAAACCGCCATTATCAGTCAAGCCGTGTCAAAGGCTTTACATTAATCGAGTTACTGGTGGTTATCGCCATAATTGCGATTTTGGCCGGCCTGCTTTTACCCGCCCTCTCCCAAGCCAAGGCTAAAGGTCAGCAAATTGCCTGCCTCAACAATATCCGCCAGTTGCAAATCGCGTGGACCATGTTCATCGACGACAACGGCGATGTGCTTCCCGAAAACAAGTCCGATGGCGCCGGCCAGTTAACTGCCAGCAGCAGGACCAACTCATGGATCATGGGAAATGCTCAAGCAAGCGCAGATCCAATGCTAATTCAAGGAGGAACGCTCTATCCCTACACCTCCAATATGAAGGTCTATCTATGTCCGGCGGACCACTCAACGGTTTACGGCACCAAAACACCACGCATTCGCAGTTTCTCGATGAATGCCTATCTGAACGGTATTCGCACTGACATTGTAACGAAGTATAGCGGCATGACTCGCGGACAATCAGGAGTGTTTGTTTTCCTGGATGAACATCAAGACAGCATTGACGATGGTTATTATCTCATTGGCCGTGACCCGGACAGCTCCTGGCCCAACCTGGCTTCCGATCGACATTCCCAAGGGGCCAACCTGTCCTTTGCTGATGGTCATTGTGAACGCTGGAAATGGCGTGCATCGAAAAAGTTTACCATTTGGTTCCAGTCCAACAGCGGTGCCCAGGATCTTCAAGATCTGCGCCGCCTGCAGGCCGCATTGCCTACTGTCAACTGACCTTGTTTTCAGGATTGGAATTTATTGACCTGATCAGTCGCGGTCTTTCAGGATTTTTGGAGTGCCCACGCTCTCTGTCGACGAATCAATTGCTTCAATCCAGGGAAACCCTTTTGTCTCTGCGCTCCTTCTTGTATATGTTGGGGCTATGCAGCGGCTGACCACGGTCATTCCGGTTTACAACGGCGAGCGATACCTGGCTGAAACTCTTCAATCAGTGGCAACCCAGTCCCGTCGCCCGGACCGACTGGTGGTGCTCGATAACTGCTCCACCGATGGAACTCGAAAGGTGGTGGAGCGGTTTAACGGCATGCCTTGCGAGTGGCGGCAGAATGAAAAGAATCTTGGACTTTTCGGCAACTGCAATCGCGCTCTTGAATTTGCCGCCGAAACGGACTTCTTGCACATTTTGCACGCAGACGACGTCCTTATACCCACATTCTACGAAACCTTGCTGAAATCTGGATCTGATATGCCTGGACGTGCACTCATATACTCCGGGTGTGATTTTATCGATGAGAACAGCCTCGCTATCGCCGCCAGCAGAGCGGATTTGCCGGAGCAACAGGCCCGACAAATCGCCGTACGAACCTTCCTGATCGGGCGGTCAGAACTTCGTCCGTTTTATTTTCCAACTGTGGTCTTAAAAACAAATCGGCAGCCCAGCCCGTGCCAATTCAGAATGGACATGCCGCAACTGGCCGATTTGGTGTTTTGGGCCGATTGGGCATCACATTGCGAGCGAATCATCGAAACTCAAGCCAGGCTGTGCCACTACCGCATTCATCAGAATAACGATACCAGCCGGAACGTTTCCAGCCTCCAAGCCTGGGTGCTGGATGAATGGAAAGCCATGCAATTGATAAAACCGCTGCTTGGGGAGAAGGGCTTGCCCAGATGGATTCGACAACAAAAGCTGAAGTGCATTCTGGCCGCCCGGGCACACGTAAAGATTAAACTTGTCCAAGGCAATTCACCTGAATTTGCGCGTCAGATACATGAGTCCGTCCGGGCCACCACCGGCCTGGCGCCCTGGTCACTGGGCAAGTTAGCGGTTGGCCTGCGTGATTTTCTTCTGTATAATCGCAAGAAATAATCTTTCTGCCCTGGTTTTTGGAAAACTGAAAAGGTGCAGTCAGCCCAAATATGAAATCAGGCAATCCGGCAAACGACCGTCAAATTACCAATGGTTATTATTTTCTTTTTTCCTTCGCGTGCCTCGTGCTCATACTCGGATTGCTTTTCCATAAGAGCTTTGAACCAGGCATAATTGTTCACTCCAATGATGGCCCACTCGGAGCCATCAGCTCAAAGTCTGCTGCTGTTCCCTATGTTTACTCTGGTTTCTGGCAGGATTTAAATTGGATCGGCGGGCCGCAGCCCAGCGCCACCCCAAGTCTGAGTGTCACTCTCGACCTGATCTTTGGCCCGTATATTTTTGCGAAGTTTTATCCTGCCATCTCCCTGCTGATCCTTGGAGTCAGTGCCTGGCTCTTTTTTAGGCAGACAAAATTGGCCCCGATGGCCTGCCTTCTTGGTGCACTCGCAGCCGCCCTCAACTCGGATTACTTTTCCATCGCCAACTGGGGCGTAGCGGCCCAACCCATTTGCGTGGCCATGAACTTTCTGGCACTGGCGGCCGTGGCGGATCTCTCCACGCATCGCTGGCCCAAGATCATTCTGGCCGGATTAGCCGTTGGCATGGGGGTCATGGAAGGTTTCGATATCGGCGCCATCTTCAGTTTGTTTGTCGCGGCCTACGTGGTATTTCAAGCGTGGAACACGGAGGAGAAAGCACCTTCAGGTAAGAAGTTAGGACAAGGCGTATTACGGGTGGCGGTGATCGGCATCTTCGCCGCCTTCATTGCAACGCAAACCTTATTCGTTCTGTACAACACTCAAATTAAAGGCGTCGTAGGCGCCGGACAGGATCCGGCAACCAAACAGGCCCAGTGGGGCGAAAAAACCCAATGGAGCCTGCCGAAAGCTGAAACATTTCAAATATTGATCCCCGGTATTTTTGGCTATCGAATGGATAGCCCCAATGGCGCCGCTTACTGGGGCACAGTTGGAAAATCGCCTTTCATCGACGAACTTGAACAAGCGGCCCCTTCGAACCCCCGGGCAGCAGCAGCCTTAAAACAAGGCGGATTGATGTGGCGCTTCTCGGGTGGTGGAATTTATGCCGGCGTCCTGGTGGTAGTGGTTTCGATCTGGGCATTCTTTCAATCGTTTCGAGGCAAAAACTCAGTTTATTCTCTACCTCAGCGAAGGATCATCTGGTTTTGGGCAATCGCTGCCTTCATCTCGCTGCTGTTGTCATTTGGACGCTTTGCTCCTTTTTACAAGCTCTTCTACGCCCTGCCTTTTGCCTCAACTATTCGTAACCCGGCCAAGTTCATCCATGTCGTTACCTGGGCAATGCTCATCATCTTCGGCTATGGCGTGCATGGGTTGTACCGTGGTTATATGCAGGATTCAGCAGGCAAAATTCAAAGCTTAAGGGCGCAGTTTAAAACCTGGTGGGCCAAGGCTCCCGCTTTTGATAAAGGCTGGCTGAAAGGGAGTGTATTTGCCATAATCGCGGCGCTTGTGGCATGGGGGATTTATGCATCCAAGAGCTCGGATCTGGAAGCCTATATTCGTAGCGTCGGATTTGATCCCGAAATTAACGGTGCTGATCCAGGCATGGCGCAGAGGCTGGCAAGCTTCAGCCTCCACAGCGTGGGTTGGTTTATTCTCTTTCTGGTATTGAGCGTCATCACGCTGGGATTCATCTTTTGTGGGCTATTCACCGGCCCACGCGCCAAGTGGGGCGGGCTTCTTTTGGGCCTGGTATTGGTCGCGGATCTCTCACGCGCTAATCTGCCGTGGATCATTCACTGGGACGTCAACCATAAGTATGCAGGCAATCCAGTCATCGACATCCTGCGAACCAAGGCTTACGAACATCGGGTAAGCCTTCTTCCTATTAGCGTTCCCGACCCGCAGGTGGACCTTTTACACAACCTCTACAAATATGAGTGGACCCAACACCTCTTTCTCTACAATAACATCCAGTCGATCGATCGGGTGCAGGAGCCCCGAGTTAGCCTGGCGAACGAAGCTTATCGGAGCACTCTTTTTGAAGACCAGGGGAGGCCAAAGCTAAACGAATTCCTCCGGGAGTGGAAGCTCACGAATACACGTTACCTGCTCGGACCGTACATGTATGGAACAAACAACATTGTTGATTATTTAAACCAGCAAATCAATCCTGGCAAAACCACCTTCAGGGTGCTGCAGCCCTTCAACGTGGTTCCCAAGCCCGGTTATCCGCAACCGAAAGGGTTAACCGATTTTACTGCCCAGACCAACGACACTGGCAGCCTTGCAATCATCGAGTTCACTGATGCATTGCCGCGGGCAAAGCTTTATTCAAACTGGCAGGTGATCACCAATGATGAAGTAACGCTGAGCACCCTGACCAACAGCGCATTTGATCCCCATCAATTGGTGCTGCTGGCGGATGCCATCCCCGCTCCTTCCCCGGCGAATACCAACCAGCCTTCCGGCACCGTGCAAATCAAGGATAATTACGAGCCCAAACGTGTGGAGTTGGCGGCTGACGTGAAGGTTCCTTCCGTGCTGTTATTGAATGATAAGTTCGATCCAGATTGGAAAGTCTGGGTGGATGGCAAACCCGCAACCATGTTGCGCAGTAATTTCATCATGCGCGGTGTTTACCTGCAGCCAGGCCAACACGAGATAGTGTTCAAGTATTTGCCACCCTTTGGAGTCTTCTATGTCAGCCTCTCCGCTGTCATCCTGGCAATCCTGTTGATCGGTTTTCTCGCGATCTCCTCGGGAAAACCGGAACCGAAGTTGGCCGCTGAAAAGAAGGCCAAGGATTCCGCCAGGTAATTCAACCTGTACAGGTTAACTTAACTGTAAACGTTTTTCGGATGCTTGGGACGACCGAGTATCCGATAAACGACAAGATCGCGTGTTTCCACCACGACCTGGCCCAATAGCCAGGCAATTGGTCCGGTGATTTTTTTCACGGCGGAGACGATCTGCCTGGAGTAATCCAATTTTTGCTGTTCCTTGAAACGTTTGGCTTTGATGCCGGAACGCACCGCGAACAACCCCTTCAATTTAAACCACCTTACCGAACCGGCTTTCTGTCCGCGGAATCCCTCCACCATTTGCATCACCTGCCATTCGTCCAGAACCAGGGTTTGCAGGCCGGGCACATAAGCGGTGGTTGTGTTGTCTCCATGCCAGCGATACTTGGAAAGCGGAAGATTGATCTTCACAATTTTTTTGCAGTGACGCCCCCAATCAGGCCAATAAACCATGTCGGCCAGAATGGGCATATCCAGGCGGAATTGACACGGCGCTTTTTGATAATGGCTCTTCAGCAAGGTGCCGCTGAACGCCTGATTTCCGATCTCCGCCTTTTGCTTGAGATAATCATCCACCGCCTGGATGGTCACAGTACCGTCTGCCTTGCCGGAGATGCTCAGGTGCTTATTGTTTTCATCGATGCGCTCGTCGAGGCAGTAGCCCATGCCGAAACCATCACAGTCCTCCAGATTCCTGACCATCATCTCATAATACTCAGGAACGATCAGGTCATCAGCATGGAGGATGTGCAGGTAATCGGTTTCTTCACAAAATTCCAGGGCTCGATTGCAATTTCCAAAAAGCCCCAGGTTCGTCGCATTCCGTTGCCATTCGCATTTGATGCCAGTGAACTCCTTGACGATCTTTTCCGTGCCATCAGTCGAACAGTTGTCGATGACAATCACCCGGTCCGGTTTCAACCTCTGGGCCGCCACCGATTCCAAGGTCTGCAGGATAAACTTCTCCCCGTTAAAAACTGGAATTACTGTGATGATCTTCGACTTTGCCATGAGTGGAGAAAATAGGGTTACAACCGACGCTCTACAAGCCCGTAGGATGGTCCAGAAAAACCCAGGGCACACTAAACTTTTTGGATAACTCAGCCGCGAGTGCCTTCACGCCAAATGTTTCCGTCGCATAATGTCCTCCATAGAGAACATTGATCCCCTCCTCTTCTGCCAGTGCGTAGGTCCAGTGCTGTCCTTCACCCGTGATAAACGTATCCACCCCTTCGGCAGCAGCTTGCTTGAGATAACTTCCCGCGCCGCCGGTTACCACGCCGATTTTTTTACAAACCGCCGGTCCGCCCGGAAGAACGGTCACTTTCCCACCCACAACCGCTTGCAAACGTTTGACCAGGTCTGCACGCGAAATTTTTTGGGTGGTTTCCAATCCGGAGCATTGCCCTTTTTGCATCAAAAAAGGTGTAAGCTTCTTGAAGCCAAGGGCCTTGCATAACTGAGCATTGTTTCCAAGTTGAGGATGGAAATCGAGAGGCAGGTGGGAACTATAGATCGCGAGATTGTTATCCATCAGCAAACGAAGCATTTCGCGACGTTTGCCAGTCCAGGGATGAGTGGGCGCCCAAAACAGTCCGTGGTGGACGATCAACAAATCTGCCTGTGCGGCAATGGCCAGTTTGATGGTGGCAAGGCTCGCATCCACTGTGGCGGCAACCCGCGTCACCTTGCCATCATTCTCCACCTGCAACCCGTTCACCGCGCCATCATAGTCCTTTATTTCGTCGGTGCGCAACGTGCGCTCGCAATATTCAACGATCGCGGAGAGAGATGCCTTTGCCATATGCCCCCATGGAAGCAAAGCGGACGCCGCTTGTAAAATCCGAACATTCTCAGTCGCAGGAGACAAAATGCTTTTAAAGCACTAAATTTTTTTGAATCGTTCTATTGAATTCTGGCCACATAATCCTATAGTGCGCTGGTTTGAAGTATAAAAATGAGTAATCCGATTGACCCCGCTCAACCCTGGGACCTCCAGACCGCTCGCAGCTTGTACAACATCAATCGCTGGGGCGCGAAGTATTTTGATATCAACGAAGCCGGTCATGTGGTGGCCACGCCGCTGCAGGAAGCCGGCGCTTCGGTGGACATCACCGACGTGATCGAGGAGGCCAAGGGACGCGGTCTGAAGTTTCCCGTGCTCATCCGGTTCCAGGACATCCTGCGTAATCGGGTGGAGTCAATCAACACCGCGTTTCGCAACTCCATCACCGAGTTCAACTACCAAGGTTCCTACCGCGGCGTCTTCCCGATCAAGGTGAACCAGCTCCGCGAAGTCGTGGAGGAAATCCTCGAGGCTGGCAAGCCGTTCAACTTCGGCCTCGAAGTAGGCAGCAAACCGGAACTGTTCGCCGGACTGGCCCTGCAAAATCAAATCGGGTCACTCATTATTTGTAATGGCTATAAGGATGCCGGCTTCATCAAAATGGCCATCCTTGGCCAGAAGCTGGGCAAGAAGGTCATCATGGTGGTGGAGAAGTTGGAAGAACTTCGCCAGATCATCACCATCTCGAAACAACTCGGGGTGGAACCTTCCGTGGGTATCCGCGCCCGATTGCATAGCAAAGGGGCGGGCAAATGGGCGGAAAGCGGCGGTGAAAATGCCAAGTTCGGCCTGAGCACCTCTGAACTCCTGGCGGCCACGGAAATGCTGAAAAGCGAAGGCTTGGGCCAATGCTTCAAGTTACTGCATTTCCACATTGGCTCCCAGGTTCCGGATATTCTCACTGTCAAGAAAGCCGTTCAGGAAGCTTCCCGCTTTTACGCCAAGCTGTTCAAGATGGGTTTCAACATTGAATACATGGACGTCGGCGGTGGCCTGGGCGTGGATTATGACGGCAGCCGTTCCGCCTTTGATAGCTCCACCAACTACACTTTGCAGGAATACACCAACGACATCGTCTACTATGTCGGGGACGTGTGTAACGCTGAGAAGGTCCCCCACCCGCATATCATCAGCGAAAGCGGCCGGGCAATCGTTGCCCATCATAGCATGTTGGTCGTGGAAGTCTTTGGAGCCATCGAAAAAATCCGCTCCGGGAACGGGATTCATTATACGGAAAACGAACATCCTCTCGTAAAAGAGTTGCTCGATATTCGCAAAAACATTTCCAAACTGAACAAGCTCGAAGCGTATCACGATGCCTTGGAACGCAAGGATGACGCTCATCACATGTTCACGTTGGGCATGCTGGAATTGCCTGACAAAGCCAAGATCGAAAATCTCTATTGGGATATCGGGCAGGAAGTGGTCCAAAGCTTCAAGGGCCAGGCTTATATCCCCGAGGAAATCGTCAAACTCGAAGACAGCCTGGGTGATCAGTATCTCTGCAACTTCTCGGTCTTCCAATCCCTGCTGGATCATTGGGCTCTGGGGCAATTATTCCCCATCATGCCCTTGAGCAAGCTGAATGAACGTCCCACCCGTGAAGGAACTTTGGTGGATATCACCTGCGATTCCGACGGTCAGATAAACAAGTTCATTGATCTCCGCGACGTCCGTGACACCCTGCCGCTTCACAAGTTGGGCACCAACGGAAACGGCCAGCAGGAACCTTATTATATTGGCATCTTCCTGATGGGCGCCTATCAGGACATCATGGGCGACCTGCACAACCTGTTCGGCCGCGTAAACGAAGTCCACGTCTTCCTCGATCCGGATGAGCCGGCTGGTTATTACGTCGAGGAGATCATCGAAGGCACCACCATCGGCCAGGCACTCGCCTCGGTCCAGTATGATGAAAATGAATTGAAGCGCCGAATGAAGGCTCAAATTGACGAGGCCATCAAATCCGACCGCATGAAACCCTCGGAGGCGATGCGGTTGCTCGATGATTACGAGCGCGGTCTGAAGGATTATACTTACCTAACTTTTTAGCCTGAATTCATCCACTCAAAACTGGCTGCCAACCGCAATGCCCGAAACACCACCCAATGCCGACTTGTTACGCTCGCTGGGCCGGTTGGTGCGAGGACTTTCAGCCCTTTTTTGGGGTTTGCCGGTGGCTCTCCTCGTGTGTGTGGAAACCGCCAAAACCGAAGTGCTCAGGAGCTTCGGAATTTTCCCCTGCGTCGTAGTCACTGGCTGGCTGCTCTTTGGTCTTTGGCAGCTCGGTTACTTCCAAAAGCAGGAGCGCATCTGGCATAGCGCCCTGGACCGCGCCAAACTCCTGGCAATGATCAATTTTGGACTGAGTCCTTTTTTGCACTGGTGGAATCAGGTGCCGAACATACCTTTTTTTACGGCCATGGTAGGGGTTTTTGCAGTTTCCGGACTGCTCTTCCTTAGTAATCTGAACCTGGTCTTGCATCGCCTCAGCGCCATGCTTCCCGACGAAGGTCTGCGCCAGGAAACCAGATATTTCACAACTCTGAATCGCTACTTGATACTCGGCATCTTGACCGTTGGCGCTGTGCTCTTCCTGCTCCTGCGCTTTCCGAATTTGCTGCCTTACCAGCTCAACTTTCTCCTCATCATGGGGCCGGGAATTTTGTGGCTCATGATCTTCCTGGTGCTTCTCCCATTGGCCATGACCATGGCGCTTATCTGGAAGACCAAGGAAGTCATCCTGGACAGTGTTTTCGGCCAGGGCCACTGAACCAGGTCAGTTTATCTTCTCGGCCACCTCGAAACGGAACATCCGCTTCTTCATCCAGCGCACAGCCAACAAATCATAAAACGAGGCAAACAACCGATTCCAAACTCCATAATTACTTTTGCCGGCGAATCGCGGGTTGTTGCTCACCGCTATCTCAGTCACGGTGTGACCTTCGATTTTGAATAGCGTCGGCAGAAAACGGTGCATGCCTTTGAAAAACTTCAAATTGCCGATGCATTCGCGCTTAAACGCACGATAGGTGCAACCGGCATCGCTGATTTTTTCGCCCGACAATTTATTGCGCACGCTGTTGGCGATCCGTGACGAAATAATGCGAACGATGTTGTCCCCCTGTCCGCGCGATTCCACACGGGTTCCACAAACGCAATCGCAGCTCTTCAATGCTTCGATGAACTTCGGCAGATCACGGGGATCATTCTGCAGGTCGGCATCCAGCGTCACCAGATATTGGCCACGCGCTGCTTTTAGCCCGGCCCAACTCGCGGCCGATTCACCACAATTGAAAACGAATCGCTGCACGCGAATCCGCGGGTCTTTCGCGGCCAGGTCTTTGAGAATGTTCCAGGAATTATCCTT
Coding sequences within it:
- a CDS encoding prepilin-type N-terminal cleavage/methylation domain-containing protein — protein: MQNRHYQSSRVKGFTLIELLVVIAIIAILAGLLLPALSQAKAKGQQIACLNNIRQLQIAWTMFIDDNGDVLPENKSDGAGQLTASSRTNSWIMGNAQASADPMLIQGGTLYPYTSNMKVYLCPADHSTVYGTKTPRIRSFSMNAYLNGIRTDIVTKYSGMTRGQSGVFVFLDEHQDSIDDGYYLIGRDPDSSWPNLASDRHSQGANLSFADGHCERWKWRASKKFTIWFQSNSGAQDLQDLRRLQAALPTVN
- the rfbG gene encoding CDP-glucose 4,6-dehydratase, encoding MFGDTFRNKTVWLSGHTGFKGAWLAQWLLNLGAKVHGYALAPNTQPSLFQQLALEGRLSSEIADIRDFAAVKKSILATQPDFVLHLAAQPLVRLSYEQPLETYATNVMGTAHVLESLRSLKKPCSAVMVTTDKCYENKEWVYGYREEDPLGGHDPYSSSKAAAEIVTSAYNRSFFHDHPVKISSARAGNVIGGGDWALDRIVPDCVRALQKGDAIPVRNKTATRPWQHVLEPLSGYLWLAAVLSNPKLSKYDLSKVAPAFNFGPSHESNRTVAELVTEVLKHWAGGWEDKSDPKALHEAKLLQLATDKAHSLLGWSPVWNFSEAIAHTAQWYYQMSGKNDLKAAQELTSRQIEEYSQHAQQLAISWALH
- a CDS encoding glycosyltransferase family 2 protein, with translation MQRLTTVIPVYNGERYLAETLQSVATQSRRPDRLVVLDNCSTDGTRKVVERFNGMPCEWRQNEKNLGLFGNCNRALEFAAETDFLHILHADDVLIPTFYETLLKSGSDMPGRALIYSGCDFIDENSLAIAASRADLPEQQARQIAVRTFLIGRSELRPFYFPTVVLKTNRQPSPCQFRMDMPQLADLVFWADWASHCERIIETQARLCHYRIHQNNDTSRNVSSLQAWVLDEWKAMQLIKPLLGEKGLPRWIRQQKLKCILAARAHVKIKLVQGNSPEFARQIHESVRATTGLAPWSLGKLAVGLRDFLLYNRKK
- a CDS encoding glycosyltransferase family 2 protein, translating into MAKSKIITVIPVFNGEKFILQTLESVAAQRLKPDRVIVIDNCSTDGTEKIVKEFTGIKCEWQRNATNLGLFGNCNRALEFCEETDYLHILHADDLIVPEYYEMMVRNLEDCDGFGMGYCLDERIDENNKHLSISGKADGTVTIQAVDDYLKQKAEIGNQAFSGTLLKSHYQKAPCQFRLDMPILADMVYWPDWGRHCKKIVKINLPLSKYRWHGDNTTTAYVPGLQTLVLDEWQVMQMVEGFRGQKAGSVRWFKLKGLFAVRSGIKAKRFKEQQKLDYSRQIVSAVKKITGPIAWLLGQVVVETRDLVVYRILGRPKHPKNVYS
- a CDS encoding YfhO family protein, with translation MKSGNPANDRQITNGYYFLFSFACLVLILGLLFHKSFEPGIIVHSNDGPLGAISSKSAAVPYVYSGFWQDLNWIGGPQPSATPSLSVTLDLIFGPYIFAKFYPAISLLILGVSAWLFFRQTKLAPMACLLGALAAALNSDYFSIANWGVAAQPICVAMNFLALAAVADLSTHRWPKIILAGLAVGMGVMEGFDIGAIFSLFVAAYVVFQAWNTEEKAPSGKKLGQGVLRVAVIGIFAAFIATQTLFVLYNTQIKGVVGAGQDPATKQAQWGEKTQWSLPKAETFQILIPGIFGYRMDSPNGAAYWGTVGKSPFIDELEQAAPSNPRAAAALKQGGLMWRFSGGGIYAGVLVVVVSIWAFFQSFRGKNSVYSLPQRRIIWFWAIAAFISLLLSFGRFAPFYKLFYALPFASTIRNPAKFIHVVTWAMLIIFGYGVHGLYRGYMQDSAGKIQSLRAQFKTWWAKAPAFDKGWLKGSVFAIIAALVAWGIYASKSSDLEAYIRSVGFDPEINGADPGMAQRLASFSLHSVGWFILFLVLSVITLGFIFCGLFTGPRAKWGGLLLGLVLVADLSRANLPWIIHWDVNHKYAGNPVIDILRTKAYEHRVSLLPISVPDPQVDLLHNLYKYEWTQHLFLYNNIQSIDRVQEPRVSLANEAYRSTLFEDQGRPKLNEFLREWKLTNTRYLLGPYMYGTNNIVDYLNQQINPGKTTFRVLQPFNVVPKPGYPQPKGLTDFTAQTNDTGSLAIIEFTDALPRAKLYSNWQVITNDEVTLSTLTNSAFDPHQLVLLADAIPAPSPANTNQPSGTVQIKDNYEPKRVELAADVKVPSVLLLNDKFDPDWKVWVDGKPATMLRSNFIMRGVYLQPGQHEIVFKYLPPFGVFYVSLSAVILAILLIGFLAISSGKPEPKLAAEKKAKDSAR
- the rfbF gene encoding glucose-1-phosphate cytidylyltransferase; the protein is MQVVILCGGKGTRLREETEFRPKPMVPVGEHPILWHIMKTYAHYGHKEFILCLGYKGHVIKDYFLNYRYQSNDFTLKLGQDQQLAFHGTSGGEDDWVITMANTGEDTMTGGRVKRIEKYIKGDLIMLTYGDGVGNVDINALLEFHKQHGKLATLTGVRPPGRFGELMTDNSLITEFNEKPQTSGGRINGGFFVFSRDAFKYLSADAGSILEQEPLRKLAADRQLVCFPHDGFWQPMDTFREFEMLNQLWVRNQAPWKVW
- a CDS encoding Nif3-like dinuclear metal center hexameric protein — protein: MAKASLSAIVEYCERTLRTDEIKDYDGAVNGLQVENDGKVTRVAATVDASLATIKLAIAAQADLLIVHHGLFWAPTHPWTGKRREMLRLLMDNNLAIYSSHLPLDFHPQLGNNAQLCKALGFKKLTPFLMQKGQCSGLETTQKISRADLVKRLQAVVGGKVTVLPGGPAVCKKIGVVTGGAGSYLKQAAAEGVDTFITGEGQHWTYALAEEEGINVLYGGHYATETFGVKALAAELSKKFSVPWVFLDHPTGL